Below is a window of Tachysurus fulvidraco isolate hzauxx_2018 chromosome 11, HZAU_PFXX_2.0, whole genome shotgun sequence DNA.
TTATTGTGGCCAACATGTTCATGTTGGGAAAATATACTGTGGCCCtattggtaaaaaaaatttaattaaattaattaatgaatcaaagcaattaacattatttttttcagacaaCTGTCTTTAGGaacctactgtaaatattatttaacaaCATTGATTTCTCTAATAGTTTAGTATAATATCATCACTTCTTATTCATAGGTCGGTACAATAGCATAAAACATACCTATTAAAGGGATGTGAATGCTCTTTTGTACCGGATTCAACCCATCATGGTGCACCACACAAATTAAGGCGCATCCTGCATAAGAATAAAGTGGGAGCCGTGCCATGTTCCATACCACACTGTCCTCCTGCTGACTTCCAGACACAACATTTCGAGGCTCAGAGGCACTTCTGCAGTCTCCTGTTTCCCAAGTTATACTAGCACCAGGAGACACATTCTCTGCCATGCACTTCACTTCTATATACTGAATCCCATGCACCAAAGTTGTGTTGGTGAGAAGGGTCACATGTATGGGAGCTGTGAAGAATTAAATCCAATGTATTAAGAGTAATTCAGTAATGTTTCACACGCTAGCACTAACTGTGACTTGTAAACATTTAATTGCTGCttgaaaaaaacacagacaagaaAAACAATTTGCTTAACCACACTATCTATAGTTAGCTTTTGAGGCAAGCAAGCAGGAAGCATGAAGATACTTTTAAGTAAATGTGATACATTAGATAAAGTACTGttagttttattgttttcctttCAGGTCTTGTGGAAGATACCATGATACATTTATAGTGGGAGCGGCAGCAGAAGCTGAATATGTCTTTTGTTTCTAATGCTCATACTTACATTTGGggtaaaagtaaaatgttaaaaacacaaGTAAGCGATTATAGGTAAATCAGACATtttaagagaagaaaaagaaactatTCAGAGTGTGCGCTGCTTAGAATActtgtaaatattataatttacaAAAGGTCTAAAATTGCACCTCTCTGACTAGTTTTGTTTCAAATTGATGCTGGTGATGGTTTATGATAGTTTactttaaattgtattttcaaataaaaaaaaaaaataatttcaataagACACACTgaataagagcatctgccaaatgattaccactatacagtatatattaactGAATTCTGCTTCATACCATCTGCACGTGGGAGTGGCACAGTCATATGTCACCATCTTGCCTTCTTTGTCATGCttattgtcattttttgtaCAATTTAATATGAAATTTTGAGAAATTATAAATACTGCCTTATACCTGGGTCTTTGACTCTGGGCTTCACTTCTATTTCAAACTGTAAAGAGGCTGTATGTCTGTAGTAGGAGGCTTGGCACTGGTATTGGCCTGCATGAATTGCCCCAACTGGACCTTTAATCATGAGATCACTGACAACCACATTCACATCCTCTGACAGAGGTTTACCATCCCTGAGGAGTAGAGTAAcaaacattttatctcatttttcatCTCATAACCTTTTGTTACTTAAATTAGCAAAACCTTGTGATACTCAAATATAAAATTTCAGTAGTCTGAACATCGATCAGCCATCTATCAAATCAATGAACATTACTGAGCAATGTTTCTGCCAGACTCTAAATATCTGTATGACTAAAACAATAAATCGACATTAATAGATATTAATAATTCTTACTTTGTGcagttaattatatattttggaACATTTCCCAACACATCCATGCTGATTCTGATGTCACTGTCCTCCTCTTCTAATATCAACAAATTAGAAGTGTTTAAATGGTTCACCTTAATACTGTTGTTTGTCAGCTGAAGAGAGGTGAGATCTAAAAATGAGATGCAGTAATGgcaaaaaagaatgaatatacATGCACGTCTGTTTTACTCAATTATATGTGTGTCACACTGCTTTTTACAGTATGTGGATGTTTTAGTTAATGTTGATAATTATATTGATACTTACAGTATGTTGGCATCATAACAGTTCTCTCAATGGCAGAAAGATGTGGGTAACCAAAAATGCAGGTGATATTTGTACCCTCATATCCATCTAATGGGAAACATTTAGAACTAGAAACTGATTCAAATGTTGTGAAATTAGCAGAGCATGATGAGTCTGCAGATTCAGGTTGGATCCAGGTGATTGATGGATTAGGCCTCCCTCCTTTTGCTCTGCAGAGGACCTCAAGGAAgacttttccttctttttcaagCAGGGCCACATCCATGGTTACATTTGCAGAAACTTAATATGAAAAAGTTAAAAGGGTAAAttgaaacatttaaaatcaaAAAAGTGGAGGAAGATCTGAGAACAGTATAAAATGATGAGTCTGTGAGTGAAAGAATTCAAGTGTTTATGCATGTGATTTATGTAGAGTTAAGCAGCAGTTTTAGAGGAAGTGGAACAGTTGAGGTaagtatttatactgtacagGAAACACATGCTATGCAGAAAGAGATAATCTGAAGTATAGCCAAGTTAAGGCAAGAGACAAGTAAGAGAAGTGAAATTCTAATTACAACTTACCAAATGTCTGTAACTGTATAACAGTTGTGCTAGGTTCAGTGAAAGCTGGGTGCTGAATCACACAGGCAACACTACTCTCATTATTCAAGTGGATGGGGAAACGTAACATGCTGATAATACTGACTGTGCCATTTGGCAGTTGGGAGCTTTTGTTGTTGATGGAGAAAATGTCCTTATCTGGTGGTGCCCCACGAATATCCCAGTAGAGACTTGCAGTGGGCTTGGCATAAGAAGCTGAACAGAAGACCGTTTGATAATGTGTTCCATTCAGAACTTCTTCCTCTGCATGGGTTTCCACATGGGGCCGAGCTTAAGATGAAAAACATTGCATATCAGGCACATCAGATTGTGGTAGCTCAGGTTCTATACTAGTAGCTTAAATGTTGTGAGACTGCAAAAGAGATAGTGTTTAAACTGTGAACAAATACCCTTAACCACAATGCATGAATCTGCTATGATCATATGTacttatgtaattaattaatgaaaaaacaGTTTAGTCTTAGTGGGCACCTGATCATCACTCCCATGTGGGCTTTTTGAAGATCCCATTCCAGAAGCAGCCCCCTATGGCTTTGGAGACTTacccattcagccacaagagcattaatgagtTAGGTAAGAAGGCCTGGGGCTCAGTCAGCATTTCAATTCATcgcaaaggtgttcagtgggattGAGGCCACTCAAGCCCTTTTACAACATATTTGGCACAACAATAGTTTTGGGCTTCATTTTGAACAATAAGCCAAACATGTGGCATAAAATCATGCTAATGCAGGTCAAGACCTTCAGTTAATGTTCCCTCGCATCATTCTAAACTCTATGTGGTTCTAGAGAgctcagcagtttctgaaatactcagtcAAATAATCAGCCAATCTGGTACCAAATtccatcacattttttttcacaacaaTGTTAATTGAAGCTCTTGAACTGGAATCAGCtagattttattaattaacaatGATCCCAAGTTTTCAGATCATTTGTACTCTTGGGGCCAGATGGCTATAGAATCTTCTGGATTTGCAGTCATGATCAATTGCACCACTTGAAAGCCTACAACATACATTGCTTTGTTTTATTCAACACACAGCTTGGTACACATATACATACCCATAATTCTAAGGACTGTAGTTTCCATCACTTCATCTTCAAATGAGCTGAAAACACACATGTAATTTCCCTCTAGCTCAAAGCTTTTTATGTTCACTTTCACAGTAAGATTGGTGTTTGATGCTGGAGTGGAGAAGCTGTCTTTGTTTGTGAATGGTTTGCCACTTTTGTATCCTGTTATCATCTTTATTCTATGATTTTTTGAATCCTCACGCTTCCAGGAGGAATCACTGATATTCTGTGTGCCAGAGTACAAACACCGCAGGTATACATCCTCTCCTAAGACTCCTATTACAGCATGGTCCATAATGATGTCTTTTAAGACCACATCTATTTGAAAGATGAGAAAATCACACATCTATGAAAATGGTCACATAAGTGCATAGCACATTCACAAGGCCTGCATGATGTTTGAGCACTATGACACTTGCTTTGTTCATTTTCaaaatgaacacacatacaTCTCAAGACATacccacacacttttttttcttacagaggTGTTAAGAGCAGCTTGAAAAGCATTTGAGCATTAAGTGATTAAGTGAATTCATTCAAAAAcactttgtatttttaaaatcacaaaatattCTTTGTTACTACTTTTCTGTTTCAGCAATTCTTAAGGAAACCATCATTATATCTGTCATGTAGATCTCTCTAATTGAATCAGTGAACAAGATGTTCACAGCGTTCAGTCATGTGACATTGAGGTATAAATTCATGAGGGTGTCGTGGTTTGCAACTGAGGCATTCATACACATTGCAGCAAACCACAGATTTTAACCTGTCTGAGGAAAGGTAGCTTATGGGCACACAATACATTCACCTAATAAAACTTAGATGAAATGAACTAAACCGCAACAATGAAATTGAAATTTCCCAATTCAGTTAATAAAATGCAAAGCATGGcaggttatttatatatattctgtaattatattgttttataattatattgttGTATAATCAGTGATATCAAAAGATTCACCATTTTCTATGTTTGTAAAGCTAGTGACAATCGGTGCAATAAACAGGATATCCTTGAGGATAACTGCTTAACATGATTAAATTTCACACTGATAATTGTAATGCtgtcattactttttttttttttttacagaaaccaTTCATAGCTACTATAAAATCCCTATGACATTATTATGCAGGGGTGAAGCAATACTAAAACACTAAAGCTATTAGAAGGTGTGATTTGTTTTCAGTGGCTCAGTTTTAAACAGCACAGATCAGGTAGGAGGTCTGACAACCTAGAGTGAGGGGGATGAGGGAACTACAGAAACCAGAATAAATATCAGGAAAAGCCCCTGAAAGTGAAAACGATCTGGTTTCAAAATGAGTAGTTAAAAGTAaattacacctgacttacatttaaaagtaaattacaTCTGACCTTAAATTTAGATTTTAACtaggtaattattattattattattattattattattattattattattagtagtagtagtagtagtagtagtagtagtagtagtagtagtagtattattattattattatatgcacatataaaaaattattaatggCACTCATGCTTTGAATGAAAAAATTAATCTAGATCTGAGAGTAAAATTTTGGAGCACTTGGCTTAAACCTTAACAATACACTAAAAAAACTTCAGaatcatttaataaattatgtctttaattatgtaataaacaaacaaacaaacaaataaataaataaataagcaaactcTTTTGACCTACCTTGATTTTCCAAGCCTTTGGTGAAATTAAGGAGAATTCCAAATGTCACAAATATtgtcaaaaacatgtttaatacatttaatgagATAAATGAGTTGCAAGATGCTTCTATAGATGAGTAAGAAGTATCTGTGAGAGGAGGTCAGAGTCAACTATTAgaaattgtatgtgtgtgtgtgtgtgtgtgtgtgtgtgtgtgtgtgtgtgtgtgtgtgtgtgtgtgtgtgtgtgtgtgtgtgtgtgtgttagtaaccCCAAACCCCAAGGCAGTCCCACATAGCTTGCACATTTGCCTCTTcttattcttttgttttaacTTACTTACTTTTAAAACTTTCAATCATTTATTGCacaattcatatatatatagtatatcaGATATTATAGCAGACAAACCTGAATAGTAATGTAATGATACATACTTTTAATTCTTATCATAAAGTAACTATTAACAGAAGTGCACAGTTTACTTAACAAAGCTTAACTTGCTCTAAATTCAACACTGGTGATATTTACTATATACATCTTTGGAAAATCAGTAACTGCTGAGTCACTGTATGATAGATGGTGTTTAAGTTTGAGGTTTACAACGACATCCTGACACAATcaatgaaaaacaagaaaacggTTTCAGTCTACGAGACTTCTGAGACTTCTCAGTTTCTCACTTTAAGTAATCACGGTGTCCGGATATGTAGTGACAAACATGAATCAGCAGTGACAATGAAACTGATTTAACGAACAACGTTTAATGTTTTCTATATGATTATGTTTGcaagtgaaatgtttttgtcaGTTTTGCAAACCACAGCACTTAGAAAGGATGTGTACTATATTTACAGATGTGCACATCCTTTCTCACATGCAGACATGCATACAGAAAAAATATActtgatcatttttaatttgttaatcaGGGTTCCACAtgtatgcaacacacacacaaaccaacacactcccacacacacaaacccacacaatcccacacacacatgcacacacacacacacacacaccacacacacacacacacacacacacacacacacacacacacacacacacacacacacacacgcacacacacaccacacacacacacacacacactcacatgcacacacacacacacacatatgcacacacacacacacacatgcacacacacacacacacacacatacacatgcacacatgcacacacacacacacacatgcacgcacacacacacacatgcacacacacacacacacacacacacacacacataaacacatgcacacacacataaacacatgcacacactcaagcacacacacacacacacacacacatgcacacacttgcagacactcaagcacacacacacatacacacacatgcacacacatgcacacacacataaacacatgcacacacacacacacacacaacactcaagcacacatacacacacacacacactcaagcacacacacacacacacacacatgcacacacacacacacacatgcacacacatgtacacacacatgaacacatgcacacacacataaacacatgcacacacacacacacacacacacacacactcaagcacacacacacacacacactcaagcacacacacacacacacacacacacacacacacacacacacaaacacacatgcacacacttgcagacactcaagcacacacacacatacacacacacacatgcacacacacacacatacataaacacatgcacacacacataaacacacacacacacacacacacacacacacacactcaagcacacacacacagacacgcacacacacacacacacacacacacacacacacacacacacacacacacacacacacacacacacacacacacgcacacacacacacacacacacacaaaaaacccacaatCTAACAGTTGCTAAAGTAAACAGGAAGACCATGAGCCAGGGTATAACCTCAGGGTTCCTGTTGTGCCAGACCCGAtccttatactgtatagtgCCTAAGCAGGTTTTAGATAATTGACTTATCTGTAATGTAGACATGCTGTGATTCTTGATTTCCCCACTTGTTACTTGTGTACTAATTTGATCACACAAGACCAGCTAATTGAacatattacagtttttttggattgcttaagcacgattttcaaaacagggcccgtgttttcaaaacactacacacaattagcacaaccacacacacaattagcaaaacactacagatcccttgcataattaaacactcttgtaaaaactatacacttctgtttaaaaaccacactttgttaccatatgaaacacacacgtttcacattACTATACTCTGTTTGCATGAGTTACACTCTGCTGTGATAAACCTACAACACTTTTAGCATTTCTACTTCCCTATGATTAGAGTAGGCTAccatcaataaagtacaaatataatgtaaattcaccaaacactacacaagaccaaTGCTACAGACAgaagaaactcatttatttgtcaacacgcccaaaatgttgacatgtactgtaagtttatggttaaaaaatacaaaaaaaaaaatagacattgtctcttcACCTAGCTGGATCTGGCcagagaatttcatcaacatTGCAGGCAATGTTGTCATTAGTAAGACACCTTGGAAAGAAATGTTGTGAATGACGAATCCATCCTTGCGttgctgctacctccatctggtcACAGGCCTCCTCCATGGCTTGGATGAGGGGTACCTCAGCCTGGAGACGGAGATCATATACCTTCCACCACCATGCCGAGAAAAACTCTTCTATAGGGTTGAGGAATGGAGAGTATGGTGGAAGATATAGGATGGTGAAATGTGGATGTTGCTGAAACCAGTTCTGAACCAGAGCAGAGCGGTGGAAAGACACATTGTCCCAAACAACAATGTATTGCATATGATCGATTTGATTTGCTGCTGTTATCTTGTGCAATTGGTCGAAGAATGTAAGTATGAGTGCTGTGTTGTAAAGGCCCATATGGACATGGCGGTGGAGGACTCCATTCTGTGTAATAGTTGCACAGAGTGTTATATTACCCCCACATTGCCCTGGGACATTGACTATAGCCCCGAGGCCAATGATGTTTCTTCCCCTCCTTCGTGTTCTCGTCAGGTCGAACCCAGCCTCATCTACGTATATGAACTCATGCTGGATCTCCTCTCCATCCATTTGTAAAACTCTCTGAAGAACAGTGTCATGCAAAATTGtgtagttcagtgtagatatgatgttgatatgatgatatttttaacAACGTGGTCAACCAGTGTTGTGTGGATCTCATTTGTCAGATTCGGACATCTTCTTGTCTTCCTCTTCCAATTCCTCTACCTACCTCTACCTCCAGCATggcctccatctcttcctcttcctcttcctctgttgattcctcctctgttgattcctcttcctccccttcctcctgCTCCTTCTCGTTCTCCT
It encodes the following:
- the si:ch211-149e23.4 gene encoding uncharacterized protein si:ch211-149e23.4; the encoded protein is MFLTIFVTFGILLNFTKGLENQDVVLKDIIMDHAVIGVLGEDVYLRCLYSGTQNISDSSWKREDSKNHRIKMITGYKSGKPFTNKDSFSTPASNTNLTVKVNIKSFELEGNYMCVFSSFEDEVMETTVLRIMARPHVETHAEEEVLNGTHYQTVFCSASYAKPTASLYWDIRGAPPDKDIFSINNKSSQLPNGTVSIISMLRFPIHLNNESSVACVIQHPAFTEPSTTVIQLQTFVSANVTMDVALLEKEGKVFLEVLCRAKGGRPNPSITWIQPESADSSCSANFTTFESVSSSKCFPLDGYEGTNITCIFGYPHLSAIERTVMMPTYYLTSLQLTNNSIKVNHLNTSNLLILEEEDSDIRISMDVLGNVPKYIINCTKDGKPLSEDVNVVVSDLMIKGPVGAIHAGQYQCQASYYRHTASLQFEIEVKPRVKDPAPIHVTLLTNTTLVHGIQYIEVKCMAENVSPGASITWETGDCRSASEPRNVVSGSQQEDSVVWNMARLPLYSYAGCALICVVHHDGLNPVQKSIHIPLIEPPRSYMRVDLQKYSTHWAAVCEYESNEAITNISWIISDTNTATPLTINTTREGSKMLVTCIYKFELCKHEGKSLTCVTQNINGEVKRKAIHVPNFFISSIVILNKTILVHERHGQHTAMHKVALKEHVSNQRIIFKVNGNASACDIKCFRSNGLSAHTDGMALVFAQQVSESDAGLYTCRTSWYNHNATVIFLVEITSQEIQSMILILICLSSAVAISLILIVTLCIFCKRNEESHSSTQAWKKHESLAALMQDPRSPQFKKAGGQDYAELVHYSIVIDVKSTV